The following coding sequences are from one Halomonas sp. HAL1 window:
- the mrdA gene encoding penicillin-binding protein 2: protein MLKRPNTLKNSEQELRIFRVRALLAVLVVLTLASLLTGRLIYLQIVQHDMYSTRSENNRVRVEPLPPNRGLIYDRNGVLLAENRPTYNLTLVRERVDNLDETLALLVELLELPEEEIEAFNVRSRQRQRPFQPALLTSDLSEDQIARLAVNRHRLPGVEIEAQPLRFYPDAEIMAHALGYVGRINAEEMETLDAGRYAGTHFIGKTGIERFYEEELHGEAGLRKVETNARGRVLRELGRTDPVPGKNLTLTLDKSLQMLAYELLDGRRGSIVAIVPATGEILAMVSTPGFDSNQFVTGIDVASYRGLQEDLDLPLFNRAIRGHYPPGSTIKPFLALAGLVKGVITPDSTINDPGYYQLPNDSRRYRNWLRWGHGRVDMERSLAVSNNTYYYTLAHDLGIDNLHEQMSNFGFGQRVAHDVQGESSALMPSRDWKRGRFNQPWYPGETLSVGIGQGYWQVTPLQLASATATLANRGHWVKPRLARQIGDSPVPRDLPDTLDDIQLANDNWWNRVFSGMEKVISGTEGTARRTGVGLEYRMGGKSGTAQVFSLGQDQRYNADELAERLRDHALFMAFAPLEDPQIAVSVIVENAGGGSTHAAHLARAMTDAWLLEDEAPDVEEVREVLEEDNANVEGN from the coding sequence TTTCGTGTTAGAGCGCTGCTCGCCGTGTTGGTGGTGTTGACCCTTGCCAGCTTGTTAACGGGGCGGCTAATTTATTTACAGATCGTCCAGCACGACATGTATAGCACGCGCTCTGAAAATAACCGGGTTCGCGTCGAACCGCTGCCGCCTAATCGGGGGTTAATTTACGATCGTAATGGCGTACTGTTAGCCGAAAACCGTCCAACCTATAACCTGACCCTCGTCCGCGAGCGCGTCGATAATCTGGATGAAACGCTGGCGCTGCTAGTAGAGCTTCTTGAGCTACCTGAAGAAGAGATTGAAGCGTTTAACGTGCGCTCACGCCAGCGTCAACGACCTTTCCAGCCAGCGCTGCTTACCAGTGATCTAAGCGAAGACCAAATTGCCCGTTTGGCAGTTAACCGCCACCGATTGCCAGGGGTGGAGATAGAGGCACAGCCGCTGCGGTTTTATCCGGATGCCGAAATAATGGCCCATGCGCTAGGTTACGTTGGTCGTATTAATGCTGAAGAGATGGAAACGCTGGATGCAGGCCGTTACGCGGGTACTCACTTTATCGGTAAAACCGGCATTGAACGTTTTTACGAAGAAGAACTTCACGGTGAGGCGGGTTTACGCAAAGTGGAAACGAACGCCCGCGGAAGAGTGCTACGAGAGCTAGGGCGCACTGACCCGGTGCCTGGGAAGAATTTAACATTGACGCTGGATAAGTCCCTCCAAATGTTGGCTTATGAATTGTTAGATGGTCGTCGCGGTTCTATCGTCGCTATTGTGCCAGCTACGGGTGAGATTCTTGCTATGGTCTCGACACCGGGTTTTGACAGTAATCAATTTGTCACCGGCATTGATGTGGCTTCTTATCGTGGTTTGCAGGAGGATCTCGATTTACCGCTCTTTAACCGTGCTATCCGTGGCCATTATCCTCCTGGCTCTACTATTAAGCCCTTTCTAGCGCTGGCCGGGTTGGTGAAAGGCGTCATTACCCCTGATAGCACGATTAATGACCCCGGTTATTATCAGTTACCCAACGACTCCCGCCGTTACCGCAACTGGTTGCGCTGGGGGCACGGTCGTGTCGATATGGAGCGTTCCCTGGCTGTTTCCAATAACACTTACTACTACACCTTGGCACATGATTTAGGTATCGATAATCTCCATGAACAGATGAGTAATTTTGGTTTTGGTCAGCGTGTCGCCCATGACGTGCAAGGAGAAAGCAGCGCATTGATGCCCTCGCGTGATTGGAAACGAGGACGCTTTAACCAGCCTTGGTATCCCGGTGAGACCCTTTCCGTGGGGATTGGGCAAGGCTACTGGCAGGTGACGCCTTTGCAGCTAGCCAGCGCCACTGCAACGCTGGCCAATCGCGGCCACTGGGTGAAGCCGCGCTTGGCGCGTCAGATTGGCGATTCCCCTGTCCCCCGTGACCTGCCCGATACCTTGGATGACATTCAGTTAGCCAATGATAACTGGTGGAACCGGGTGTTCAGCGGTATGGAGAAGGTGATTAGTGGCACCGAAGGGACAGCGCGTCGAACTGGCGTGGGCCTTGAGTACCGCATGGGCGGCAAGTCAGGCACTGCACAGGTGTTTTCGCTGGGCCAGGACCAACGCTATAACGCTGATGAGTTAGCGGAGCGGCTCCGTGACCACGCGCTGTTTATGGCCTTTGCACCGCTGGAAGACCCTCAGATTGCGGTATCCGTTATTGTTGAAAACGCAGGCGGCGGCAGTACACACGCGGCTCATTTGGCGCGTGCTATGACGGATGCCTGGTTACTTGAGGATGAAGCGCCGGACGTAGAAGAAGTACGCGAAGTGTTAGAAGAAGATAACGCCAACGTGGAGGGTAACTAA